A window of Streptomyces sp. NBC_01241 genomic DNA:
GGTGAGCACCGCGGGGAACTCCTCGTCGGCGCCCTCGACATCGGCGACGCGGACCGCGTACCCGTCCATCGAGCTGTTGTCGAAGGGGGGCAGGGCGATCTCCACGACGACATCCTCGACGAGGACGCAGCCCTGCGCATCGTGCAGTTGCAGCTCGATGGGTTCGAGCGGTCGCACCGCGCCGAGAATGTCTTCCAGGTGCTCGTCCACCGACCAGATCGTGCTGCTCAAGGTGCTACAACTCCTCGGTGACGTAACTGCGGAGCCAGGTCCTGAAGTCCGGGCCCAGGTCTTCACGTTCGCACGCGAGTCTGACAATGGCACGGAGGTAGTCGCTCCGGTCACCGGTGTCATAGCGGCGCCCCTTGAAGACGACGCCATGCACGGGGCCGCCGATCTTCTCGTCCTCGGCGAGGAGTTGCAGGGCGTCGGTCAGCTGGATCTCGCCGCCGCGCCCCGGCTCGGTCCTGCGCAGTATGCCGAAGACGGCGGGGTCGAGGACGTAGCGGCCGATGATGGCGAGGTTGCTGGGTGCGTCCGCCCTGTCGGGCTTCTCGACGAGGCCGGTGACGCGCACCACATCGCCCTCGGCGGTGGGCTCCACGGCCGCGCAGCCGTACATGTGGATCTGCTCCGGCGCGACCTCCATCAGCGCGACGACGCTGCCGCCCTCGCGCTCCTGGATCTCGACCATGCGGGCCAGCAGCGGGTCGCGCGGGTCGATCAGGTCGTCGCCGAGGAGGACCGCGAACGGCTGGTCGCCGACGTGCGGCGCGGCGCACAGCACGGCGTGACCGAGACCGCGCGGATCGCCCTGCCGGACGTAGTGGATGGTGGCCAGGTCGCTCGACTCCTGGACCTTCTGGAGCCGTTCGGCGTCTCCCTTGCGGGTGAGCGCGGACTCCAGTTCGTAGTTGCGGTCGAAGTGGTCCTCAAGAGGACGCTTGTTGCGGCCGGTGATCATCAGGACGTCGGAGAGGCCGGCGGCCACCGCTTCTTCGACGACGTACTGGATTGCGGGCTTGTCGACGACCGGCAGCATCTCCTTGGGAGTGGCTTTGGTGGCCGGCAGAAAGCGGGTACCGAGTCCTGCCGCCGGGATGACAGCCTTGCTGATCCTGGTGTGCGACTGAGTCATGCGCAGAACCATAACCGGTACGTATGGGCGGAAGATGAGGTTCCGGTTAACTTTGTACGCCTATATGAACTTAAGAGAAATTCAGGTGTCCATTGAATACCGACATGTCGCGAAAGGCGCTTCTCCGGCGTGAACTGCTGGCCGCGCGGCGCCTTCTGACCAGCGAAGACGTGGACAACGCCGCGGTGGTTCTGTCCCGGGGCGCATTGCGTCTTCCGGAGCTCTCCGGGGCCCGCACCGTCGCCGCGTACGTCTCGGTGGGGAGCGAGCCGGGCACCCGTCCCCTGCTGGACGCACTGCGTGCGCGGGGCGTGCGGGTGCTGCTGCCGGTGCTCCTGGCGGACAACGATCTGGACTGGGCGCCGTACGAGGGAGCCGGCCGTCTGGTCCCGGCCGGTCGCGGACTGCTGGAACCGGACGGCGAACGGCTCGGCCCCGATGCCGTTCTGGACGCCGAGGTGGTCCTGCTGCCGGGTCTCGCGGTGGACGCGCGCGGGATGCGGCTGGGCCGCGGCGGCGGCAGTTACGACCGGGTGCTGGCCCGGCTCGCCGCGGCGGGGGCACATCCGTTGCTGGTCGTCCTGCTGTACGACGACGAGGTGGTCGCGCGGGTCCCCGAGGAACCGCACGACCACCCCGTGAACGCGGTGGTGACTCCGGCCATGACCCGCCGGACGGGTCCTACGGTTTGAGGGTCAGGGTGTCGGTCGTCGACGCGGCGACGGCGTTGGTCCCGAAAGCCCAGCCGAGCAGTTCGCCGTTGACCCACTTGTCGGTCTGATCGGTGTAATGCGCGCTGAACGCGTGCCCGGAGGCGCCGGTGAGGTTGATCCAGCGGGACTTGTCCCAGTCCCCCACGTTGACCACCATCCGCATGGACGGCACCCAGACGACGTCGTAGCCGCCCGCCGCGTTCCAGCCGGTGGCGTTCACCGCGGCCTCGCCGCCGCCGAGGTTCCACGGGCCGCGGTTGAGGGCCCGCTGGAGCAGACCGGGGCCCTCGGTGCCGAGGGTCTGGTTCTTCAGGGTCAGCCGGTGCAGACGGCCCCAGTTCCAGGTGGTGATGTCCTTGCCGAGCTTGGCGGTCAGCTCCCAGCGGGCGTCTTCCATGGCTCGGGCGAAGAGCTGGTCGCGGTTCTCGGTCACCTCGGCGCGGCCGCGCTCCGGCGACTTCCACCAGTCGCTCTTCGTGTCCTTCATCAGCCGCTCGACGACCTGGTACCAGCGGTCGCCGCCGTCCGGCTGTGCCGTGTCCGCGTCGCGCCGGCCGCACTCGCGCACCAGCTTGCCCTGCTCGTCGACCGGGCCCGAGTTGTCGGCCCGCGGCACGTACAGGCACTCGCCCTCGACCCGCAGCTCCTTGGGCAGCTTGTCGCCGAAGGCCAGCTTCAGGATGTTGCGCCAGACCGCGTTGAAGTACGCGGCGGCGGCCGAGTCGGGCTCCTGGGTGTAGTCCCAGCCCTCCAGCAGCTTCTGCGCCTCGCGGACACTCTTGTCCGAGATGTTGATCTTCATCAGCTCGGGCACCAGCAGCGCGGCGATCTCGCTGGTGTTGTCCATCTGCATCTTCTGCATGTCTTCGGTCGAGATCTTCCCGCCGCCCTTGATCTTCGACTCGATGAGGTCGTTGATCCGCTGGCTGCGGGAGCCGTAACCCCAGTCCTTGGTGAGCATGGGGGCGTACGTGGTCTCGTCGATGACGGCCTGGTTGGCGGTGACGATGTAGCCGCGCTTCGGGTCGTACTCGTAGGGCAGCTCGTCGAACGGGACCGGGTCCTTCTTCCAGCCGTACTCCGAGGACCAGCCGGGGCTGGGCATCGTGCCGTCGCCCTGGAGGCGGACCGGGATCTTTCCGGGCGCCTGGTAGCCGATGTGGCCCTTGGTGTCGGCGTAGATGAGGTTCTGCGAGGGAACCTCGAAGTGCGCGGCCGCCTTGCGGAAGGACGGGAAGTCCTTGGCCCGGTTGAGCTCGAAGACGGCGTCCATGGAGTGGCCGGCGTCCAGCGCCGTCCACTTCAGGGCGACCGCGTAACCCTCGGCCCGGTCGGGGGCCGCGTTGGCTACGGGGGCCTTCTGGCCGACCTTCTCCAGTTCGCTGCTGCGGTCGGAGACCAGCGGACCGTTGTTGGTCTCGCGGACGGTGATGTGCCGGCTCTTGCCGCCCGCGACCTTGATGGTCTCCTCGCGGACGGTGAAGGGCTCGACCTTGCCGTCGTACAGGTAGCCGTCGCCGGAGACCTTCTCCAGGAAGATGTCGGTGACGTCCGCGCCAAGGTTGGTGAAGCCCCAGGCGATGTCCTGGTTGTGGCCGATTATCACGCCCGGCATGCCGGAGAAGGTGTAGCCGGCGGTGTCGTACTGGCACTTCGCCGAGATCTGGCGGCAGTGCAGCCCCATCTGGTACCAGAGCGAGGGCAACTGCGGCGCCAGGTGCGGGTCGTTGGCGAGCAGCGGATTGCCGGTCGTCGTGTACTTGCCGGAGACCACCCAGGAGTTGGACCCGATGCCGGTCCCGTTCGGGCCGAGGAGCGCCGGGATCTGGTCGAGGGTGTCGGAGAGCGAGGAGAGCTGGGTGTTCAGGCCCTCGGTGGCGCCCGCCGCGGTGTTCGAGCCGAGGCTCGTCGACGGTGTCGCGTCCGGGTCGAACTTCCCGGTGACCGGGGAGATCGCGCCCCCGTCGACGATCGGCTTGTGCTTGTCGTACGGGTAGGCCGGGTACAGGTCCTCGATCTGCTTCGCGTCGAGCCTGCTGGTCATCAGCGAGCGGTCGATCTCGTCCTGCATGTTGCCGCGCAGGTCCCAGGCCATGGCCTTGAGCCAGGCGACGGAGTCGACCGGGGTCCACTCGGCCGGTTTGTAGTCGTTGGTGAAGCCGAGGGCGGCGTACTCGACGGAGATGTCCTTGCCGTCGCGCCCCTTCAGGTAGGCGTTGACGCCGTCCGCGTACGCCTGGAGGTTCTTCTTGGTGTCCGGGGACAGGACCTTGTCGTACTCCTCCTGCGCGACCTTGTGCCAGCCGAGCGTGCGCAGGAAGGAGTCCGTCTCGACCTGGCCGGAACCGAACATCTCGGAGAGCCGGCCCGCCGTCATGTGGCGGCGGACGTCCATCTCCCAGAAGCGGTCCTGCGCCTGCACGAAGCCCTGGGCGCGGAAGAGATCGGTGTCGGAGTCCGCGTACACCTGCGGGATTCCGTAGGAGTCGCGCTTGACGTCGACGTTGCCGTCGAGGCCGTCGAGCTTCAGCGACCCGGTCGTCTGCGGGTACGAGGCCCGCACGGTCGATACGGACCAGAACGCGCCGTACCCGATACCCGCGACAAGCGCCAGCACCAGAACGATCACGATCAGGCGGGCACGTCGCCCCTTCTTCCTGCCGGTCTTCCCACCGGCGGAACCGGTGGTGCCGGAAGAGGCAGTTGTGTTGGCGGGCATCGCTGTCCTTCGAGGGGCAGGTGGTCCTGGGAGTGCAGGAGCAACCATAGGCGCAGCACCGGGGTGGCTCTGACGCGGCATAGGAATGGTTCGAATTCCATAGCGCTCGCACGAACGCTCGAACGCGTCAAGAAAGCGTTAAAGATTAGGTAAGGTAACGAAGTGTCGGCGGGGAACAGCCGATGCCGAAGGTCGATTCGGCAGGCGTACGCAGGGAAGGAACGGCCACTGACTGTCCACGCGCTCAACGAACTCCTGCTCGTCTGCTCACTCGTCCTGCTCGTCGCGGTGGCGGCGGTCCGCATCTCGTCCCGCAGCGGGCTCCCCAGCCTGCTCCTGTACCTGGGCATCGGGATCGCCATAGGGCAGGACGGCATCTTCGACGTCACGTTCAACAACGCCGAACTGACCCAGGTGATCGGCTACGCCGCACTGGTCGTGATCCTCGCCGAGGGCGGCCTGGGCACGAAGTGGAAAGAGATCAAGCCCGCGCTGCCGGCCGCGGCGATGCTCTCGATCGTCGGCGTCGCGGTGAGTGTCGGCGTCACCGCGGCCGGAGCCCATTACCTGGTCGGCCTGGACTGGCGGCAGTCACTGATCATCGGCGCGGTCGTCTCGTCGACGGACGCCGCCGCGGTCTTCTCCGTCCTGCGCAAGGTGCCGCTGCCCGCCCGCATCACGGGTGTACTGGAGGCCGAGTCCGGCTTCAACGACGCCCCTGTGGTGATCCTGGTGGTGGCCTTCTCGGCCAAGGGATCGGTGGACAGCTGGTACGTACTGGTCGGCGAGATAGCCCTGGAACTCGCGATCGGCGCGGCCGTCGGTCTCGCCGTCGGCTGGCTCGGCTCGTTCGGACTGCGCCATGTCGCGTTGCCCGCGTCCGGCCTGTACCCGATCGCCGTGATGGCGATCGCGGTGTCCGCGTACGCGGCGGGCGCCATGGCCCATGGCAGTGGCTTCCTCGCCGTCTACCTGGCCGCGGTGATCCTCGGCAACGCCAAGCTGCCGCACTGGCCCGCCACCCGCGGATTCGCCGACGGGCTCGGCTGGCTGGCCCAGATCGGCATGTTCGTGCTGCTCGGACTTCTGGTCACGCCGCACGATCTGTACGCCGACTTCTGGCCCGCGGTCATCGTGGGACTGGTCCTGACCGTGGTCGCACGGCCGCTGGAGGTCTTCATCTCGCTGGCGCCGTTCCGGCTGCCGTGGCAGGAGAAGGCGCTCATGTCCTGGGCGGGGCTGCGCGGCGCCGTACCCATCATCCTGGCGACCATTCCGATGGTGTCCGGGATCGAGGGCTCCACCCGGGTCTTCAACATCGTCTTCGTGCTCGTCGTCGTCTACACCGTCATCCAGGGACCGACCCTGCCCTGGCTGGCGAAGGCCCTGAAGATCGCCGAGGATCCGGCCGAGGCCTCCGACCTGGGCATCGAATCGGCGCCGCTGGAGCGGTTGCGCGGCCATCTGCTGTCGGTGGCGATCCCCGGGAAGTCAAAGATGCACGGCGTGGAGGTCGGGGAGCTGCGGTTGCCCGCCGGAGCCGCGGTCACGCTGGTCGTACGGGACGGGAAGAGCTTCGTACCGGCGCCGTCGACCGCACTGCGGCACGGCGACGAACTGCTGGTGGTCACCACCGACCCGGTGCGCGACGCCGCGGAGGAGCGGCTGCGCGCGGTCGGCGAGGGCGGCAAGCTCGCGGGCTGGCTGGGGACGACCGGCACGGGCGGCGAAAGCCTCGCCGGAAATCATGTGGCACAGGATGTGGCGCACGCGCTGAAGACCGTGACGAAGCGCGGGAAGACCGACGGACCGAAAGCGCACCGGTGAGATTCCTGCGTCACCTGAGACTCCTGCGTCCTGTGATGCTCCTACGTCACCGGGGGTGAAGGTGGCCGCGGGTCAAGGGCCCATGTGCTGCCGATCCGAGGCGGGGCGATCCGAGGCGGGGCGATCCGAGGCGGGGGCGGAGGCCCACTGCACAATCAGAGGTGTGCGGGGGCGTCCGCCTGTATCATCAAGGAGGCCTGTTCGGCCCTTACTACGGACGGGGCCGGTCGGCCCGACGGCCAACCCGAACACCCCCACGCGAACGCTCCACACAAACACCCCACTCGAACGACCAACTCGAACGACCAACTCGAACGACCAACTCTGCCTGATGCAGAGCTGGCGCGACCGTATGGCGGTCGTGGCGTCCTCCGCCTCTGCTGAGCGCCCGGCATCTACCGCAGTTCCGCGCGAAGAGGACAGCTCTCGGCAGCACCCGTACGTGCCCGCACCACCCGTGCCGGCCGGCTCCGGGAGCTCTGCCACCAGGCGGCAGAAAGGCATGGACCGTGGCATCCACGGTCTCCGACCGCCCCGGTTACGGGCAGTTGCTGCGCACCCCCGGTGCGTGGACGTTTCTCCTTCCGGGCTTCGCCGCACGGCAGCCCTTCGCGATGCTGACGATCGGCATCGTGCTCCTGGTTCAGCACACCACCGGCTCGTACGGCAGCGCGGGCTCCGTCGCCGCCATGACCGGTGTCTCCATGGCCCTGTTCGCGCCGCAGACCGGTAAGCTCGCCGACCGTTTCGGCCAACGCGCCGTGCTGCTGCCCGGTGTCCTGGTGCACGCGGCGTCCGTGTCGGCACTGACGGCGCTCGCGCTGGCGGACGCGCCCCTGTGGGCGCTGTTCGCGGCTGCCGTGCCGACCGGTGCGTCGGTTCCGCAGGTCGGGCCGATGGTCCGGGCCCGCTGGGCGGCCCTGCTGGGCGCGGCACCGGGCCGCGAGGCTTCACCGTTGCTGTCCACCGCGGCCGCGTTCGAATCGGTGACGGACGAGTTCACCTTCGTCATCGGCCCGGTGCTCGCCACCGCGCTGTGCACGGGGGTGCACCCGGCGGCAGGCCTGATCACGGAGGCCGGGCTGACCCTGGTCGGCGGACTGCTCTTCGCTGCGCAGCGCCGCACCCAGCCCGCGGTGCGCAACACCACGCCCGGCACCTCCCGGCGGCACGCGTCCGCACTGTCCGTACCGGGTGTCCGGGTGCTCGCGGTGGCCTTCCTGGGGATCGGCGCGGTCTTCGGCGGCATGCAGGTCTCGCTGACCGCCTTCGCCGAGGAGATCGGCCGACCGGGGGCGAACGGCCTGCTGTACGGGGTCTTCGCGGCCGGCAACATGCTGGCCGGGATCGCCTGTGGTGCCATCGCCTGGAAGATCGGGCCGCGGCGGCGGCTGATCGTCGGGTACGCGGCGTTGACCCTGACCGCGTCCGGACTGTGGGCGGTGCACTCCGTGCCGCTGCTGGCCGGGCTCGGACTGCTGGTCGGGCTGTCCATCGCCCCGGCCCTGATCAGCGGCTACACGCTGGTGGAGGCGCTGGTTCCGGACTCCGCCCGGACCGAGGCGTTCACCTGGCTGACGGGCTCGATCGCTCTCGGCCAGGCGGCCGCGGTGACGGTCGCCGGACGGCTCGCGGACGCCCACGGCGCGAGCACCGGTTTCGTCGTGCCACTGGTCGGGACCGTACTCGCACTGGTCGTACTCGTCGCGCTGCGTTCAAGGCTGGCACCGGCCCGCGCGACCGTCACGGCCGCGCGAGGTGCGGTTCGCCGCGATGCTGTCACGGCCGGAGAATGACGATTCCTGTGCTCGAATCACTCGAATCCCATGGGACCCGCGGTAGCCGCTGGAACGACTGGAACCGCGGAGTCGGCGCAATGCGCCGGTGTGACTCATGCGGACTCCTGCGGGCTCGGGCGCCGCATGATGTGGCAGCCTTCTCACCCGGGCCGACGGCCCTCACGACGGCCGAACCCTGACCGCTGCCCACCGGGCAGGTGACAGACGTTACTGCAAACAGCGGCCCGCAGCAGTTACCATGGACGACTGTTAGCACTCATCGAGTGAGAGTGCCAGGAGGAAGACAAGTGCCGACCTATCAGTACCAGTGCACCGAATGCGGCGAGGGCCTCGAGGCGGTGCAGAAGTTCACCGATGATGCCCTGACCGTGTGCCCGAGTTGCGAAGGACGCCTGAAGAAGGTGTTCTCGGCGGTCGGCATTGTCTTCAAGGGTTCCGGTTTCTACCGGAACGACAGCCGTGGCTCCTCGTCGAGCAGCGCGCCGGCGTCGTCCTCGGCGAAGGCGACCGGTTCCGATTCGTCGTCGACGGGGTCGGACGCGAAGTCGTCCGCCTCCTCCTCGGCTGCCGCGTCTTCGTCGTCGTCCTCTTCTTCGACTTCGACGTCTTCTTCTTCATCCTCTTCGTCCTCTTCGTCCTCGACGAGTGGTACGTCGGCCGCCTGACCCGCACCGCGCTTCCCCGGGGACCCCGCCGATCCGTTCGGCGGGGTCCCCGGCGTATTTCCGCGCCGCTACTGTGATCGCATGGCGAATGCAGAGATCGGTGTCATCGGCGGCTCGGGCCTGTACTCCTTCCTGGAGGACGTCACGGAGCTGCGTGTGGACACCCCGTACGGACAGCCGAGCGACTCCCTCTTCCTGGGCGAGGTCGGCGGCCGCCGGGTCGCCTTCCTTCCCCGCCACGGACGCGGGCACCATCTGCCGCCGCACCGCATCAACTACCGGGCCAACATGTGGGCGCTGCGTTCCGTCGGCGTACGACAGGTACTCGGCCCGTGCGCGGTGGGCGGACTGCGTCCGGAGTACGGACCGGGCACGCTGCTCGTACCCGACCAGATGGTGGACCGCACCAAGGCTCGTACGCAGACGTTCTACGACGGAGAGATCCGGGCCGATGGCGCGGAGCCGAATGTCCTGCATCTGGGCTTCGCCGACCCGTACTGCCCCGAGGGACGCAGGGCGGCGCTGACGGCGGCTCGCGCGAAGCGCTGGGAGCCGGTGGACGGCGGGACGCTGGTGGTCGTCGAGGGGCCGCGCTTCTCGACCCGGGCGGAGTCGCGCTGGCATGCGGCGATGGGCTGGTCGGTGGTCGGGATGACGGGGCACCCGGAGGCAATCCTCGCCCGTGAACTGGGCCTCTGCTACACGACGATGACGCTGGTGACGGACCTGGACGCCGGGGCGGAGGCCGGGGAGGGCGTCTCGCACGGCGATGTACTGAAGGTGTTCGCGGCCAATGTGGACCGGCTGCGCGCCGTGCTCTTCGGCGTGGTGGCCGCGCTGCCCGCCGAGGCGGACCGCGACTGCCCGTGCTCGCGTGCGCTGGACGGGCTGGAGACGGGGATCGAGCTTCCTTAGCCGGGGCAGCCGGGACAGTCGGGGCGGCCAGGGCGGTCGGGACGGCCAGGGGCCGGGGGCCGGGGGCGACCAGGAGGTGGCCGGGTGACGGAGTTATCCACAACACCGGGGCTGTCCACAGGCTTCGGCGGGAAACTCGCGGACGGTGGATCGTGAGGGCTGTTCGTCCGAAACTCCTCACGCCAGGTGGTGCTGACCATGTTCCCGTCGTCACAGACACCCCACTCCTCCCCGCCGTTCCGGCAGTCCCCGCCGTCCCCGCCGTTCCCGCCGTTCCCGTCACGCTCCGGGCGGTCCGCTCCGACGATGGCTCCAGGGCCTCCGGCATCTGCTCCCCCGCCGTGTGGCGTGCCCGCGTTCGAACCGTTGCGGGTGCGCGGAGGCGGTGGGCACCGATTGCGGCGGGCACTGTGGCGGCAACGCCACACCATGGCCGCCGGACTGGCCCTGACTGCTGCGGCGCTGGCCGCGACGGGGCTGGGCGGGAGCGGCGGGGGCGGCGATTCCGGGCATGGTTCGGGTGCAGAGGCAGGGGGTGCGGCCCGGGCGGCGGCGGAGCGGGCGCGGGGGACGGCTCCGTTGGTGTCCGCACCGGTCCGGATCGCGGATGCGGGGACGGTGCGGCTGTTACGGCCGGGCGACCGCGTCGATGTCATCGCCGCCGAGAGAACCGGATCCGACGCCCGGGTGCTGGCGAAGGGCGCGCGAGTGGTGGACGTACCGCAGGCCCCGGCCGAAGGTTCCGCGGAGGACGGTGCGTTGATCGTGCTGTCCGTACCGCGGGGCACGGCCGCATCGCTGGCCGGTGCCGGCATCTCCGCCAGGCTCGCGGTGACCCTGTGCTGATGCGTACTGAGGGACAGTCAGCATCAGGACCCTGCGGGGCTCGGTGCGCGGGAGGACCGACAGCAGCGTCGTCGGACCACCACGGAGCGGGGGCTCAGATGTGGTGGGGCGGCTTCTCGTCGAGGAAGCGTGCCAAATCGGCGGCGCTGCCGCCGGCCGGGGCCCGCTCGCCCCACCCTCGGTCCGTATCGTCCGCGGACTGCTGGTCCAGCGGATCGTCGAAGATCAGAGCCGGTTCGGGTTTCGACTGTTCCGGCTGGGACGGCTTCGAATCGCGCGAGCCGGGGGCGGGGGCGGTGCTCATGCATCCAGGGTACGGCGACGGCCCGCGGCGCGGCGGCCGTCAGCCGGACGTCTGTGATCAGAGGAACGTCGACAGTCAGAGGAACGTCGACGGTCAGCGGTCCTTCGGGGGCGGGCAGCCACAGCCCGAGGACGACGAGGAACGGCGGACAGAGGAAACCGGCGCCCCACCAGGCCGTGCCGGTGTCGCCCTCCATCCACGCGTCGACGATGACGGTCGGGCCCCGGAGCTGTCCGATGACGACGGTCATGGCCAGGACCAGCCAGGCCGTCAGTTTCGAGGAGCGTTCGCTCTCCTGGCCGGCCTTGAACATGCGCCGGGCATGGAGCGCGGTGACCCAGACGGTGCAACCGTCCAGCCGCCCGCGTCGAAGGCGCGCGGCACCCCGGCGACGAGGACGAGCACACCGGTGATCTGCACGAACGTGACCACGCGGTGCAGCGGATCGTCGGTGTTCATCTGGAGATACGGACACTTCCTGATCTTCGGCTCCGCGGCCGCGATCGGCTCGGGCCTCGAGCTCGCGGTGGAGGAGGCCGTGGGTCCCAACGACGGTGGCCGCCGCCGCGGTGACCGTGCCCTCCGTGCTCTTCCTGCTGACGGTGTGGGCGCTGCACGCCCGCCACTTCAAGCGCGATCTCGCGGAGCAACTGCCCCTCCCCGTGGCCGCGCTGGCGATCCTGGCCGGTACGTTCGCCAGGGAGTGGGCCGTGTTCGCGGCCGGCCTGATGGCTGCGGCGACCGTGGCCGTG
This region includes:
- the galU gene encoding UTP--glucose-1-phosphate uridylyltransferase GalU, which encodes MTQSHTRISKAVIPAAGLGTRFLPATKATPKEMLPVVDKPAIQYVVEEAVAAGLSDVLMITGRNKRPLEDHFDRNYELESALTRKGDAERLQKVQESSDLATIHYVRQGDPRGLGHAVLCAAPHVGDQPFAVLLGDDLIDPRDPLLARMVEIQEREGGSVVALMEVAPEQIHMYGCAAVEPTAEGDVVRVTGLVEKPDRADAPSNLAIIGRYVLDPAVFGILRRTEPGRGGEIQLTDALQLLAEDEKIGGPVHGVVFKGRRYDTGDRSDYLRAIVRLACEREDLGPDFRTWLRSYVTEEL
- a CDS encoding 5-formyltetrahydrofolate cyclo-ligase, translated to MSRKALLRRELLAARRLLTSEDVDNAAVVLSRGALRLPELSGARTVAAYVSVGSEPGTRPLLDALRARGVRVLLPVLLADNDLDWAPYEGAGRLVPAGRGLLEPDGERLGPDAVLDAEVVLLPGLAVDARGMRLGRGGGSYDRVLARLAAAGAHPLLVVLLYDDEVVARVPEEPHDHPVNAVVTPAMTRRTGPTV
- a CDS encoding penicillin acylase family protein — protein: MPANTTASSGTTGSAGGKTGRKKGRRARLIVIVLVLALVAGIGYGAFWSVSTVRASYPQTTGSLKLDGLDGNVDVKRDSYGIPQVYADSDTDLFRAQGFVQAQDRFWEMDVRRHMTAGRLSEMFGSGQVETDSFLRTLGWHKVAQEEYDKVLSPDTKKNLQAYADGVNAYLKGRDGKDISVEYAALGFTNDYKPAEWTPVDSVAWLKAMAWDLRGNMQDEIDRSLMTSRLDAKQIEDLYPAYPYDKHKPIVDGGAISPVTGKFDPDATPSTSLGSNTAAGATEGLNTQLSSLSDTLDQIPALLGPNGTGIGSNSWVVSGKYTTTGNPLLANDPHLAPQLPSLWYQMGLHCRQISAKCQYDTAGYTFSGMPGVIIGHNQDIAWGFTNLGADVTDIFLEKVSGDGYLYDGKVEPFTVREETIKVAGGKSRHITVRETNNGPLVSDRSSELEKVGQKAPVANAAPDRAEGYAVALKWTALDAGHSMDAVFELNRAKDFPSFRKAAAHFEVPSQNLIYADTKGHIGYQAPGKIPVRLQGDGTMPSPGWSSEYGWKKDPVPFDELPYEYDPKRGYIVTANQAVIDETTYAPMLTKDWGYGSRSQRINDLIESKIKGGGKISTEDMQKMQMDNTSEIAALLVPELMKINISDKSVREAQKLLEGWDYTQEPDSAAAAYFNAVWRNILKLAFGDKLPKELRVEGECLYVPRADNSGPVDEQGKLVRECGRRDADTAQPDGGDRWYQVVERLMKDTKSDWWKSPERGRAEVTENRDQLFARAMEDARWELTAKLGKDITTWNWGRLHRLTLKNQTLGTEGPGLLQRALNRGPWNLGGGEAAVNATGWNAAGGYDVVWVPSMRMVVNVGDWDKSRWINLTGASGHAFSAHYTDQTDKWVNGELLGWAFGTNAVAASTTDTLTLKP
- a CDS encoding potassium/proton antiporter; the encoded protein is MAAVRISSRSGLPSLLLYLGIGIAIGQDGIFDVTFNNAELTQVIGYAALVVILAEGGLGTKWKEIKPALPAAAMLSIVGVAVSVGVTAAGAHYLVGLDWRQSLIIGAVVSSTDAAAVFSVLRKVPLPARITGVLEAESGFNDAPVVILVVAFSAKGSVDSWYVLVGEIALELAIGAAVGLAVGWLGSFGLRHVALPASGLYPIAVMAIAVSAYAAGAMAHGSGFLAVYLAAVILGNAKLPHWPATRGFADGLGWLAQIGMFVLLGLLVTPHDLYADFWPAVIVGLVLTVVARPLEVFISLAPFRLPWQEKALMSWAGLRGAVPIILATIPMVSGIEGSTRVFNIVFVLVVVYTVIQGPTLPWLAKALKIAEDPAEASDLGIESAPLERLRGHLLSVAIPGKSKMHGVEVGELRLPAGAAVTLVVRDGKSFVPAPSTALRHGDELLVVTTDPVRDAAEERLRAVGEGGKLAGWLGTTGTGGESLAGNHVAQDVAHALKTVTKRGKTDGPKAHR
- a CDS encoding MFS transporter codes for the protein MASTVSDRPGYGQLLRTPGAWTFLLPGFAARQPFAMLTIGIVLLVQHTTGSYGSAGSVAAMTGVSMALFAPQTGKLADRFGQRAVLLPGVLVHAASVSALTALALADAPLWALFAAAVPTGASVPQVGPMVRARWAALLGAAPGREASPLLSTAAAFESVTDEFTFVIGPVLATALCTGVHPAAGLITEAGLTLVGGLLFAAQRRTQPAVRNTTPGTSRRHASALSVPGVRVLAVAFLGIGAVFGGMQVSLTAFAEEIGRPGANGLLYGVFAAGNMLAGIACGAIAWKIGPRRRLIVGYAALTLTASGLWAVHSVPLLAGLGLLVGLSIAPALISGYTLVEALVPDSARTEAFTWLTGSIALGQAAAVTVAGRLADAHGASTGFVVPLVGTVLALVVLVALRSRLAPARATVTAARGAVRRDAVTAGE
- a CDS encoding FmdB family zinc ribbon protein; the encoded protein is MPTYQYQCTECGEGLEAVQKFTDDALTVCPSCEGRLKKVFSAVGIVFKGSGFYRNDSRGSSSSSAPASSSAKATGSDSSSTGSDAKSSASSSAAASSSSSSSSTSTSSSSSSSSSSSSTSGTSAA
- a CDS encoding S-methyl-5'-thioadenosine phosphorylase, whose protein sequence is MANAEIGVIGGSGLYSFLEDVTELRVDTPYGQPSDSLFLGEVGGRRVAFLPRHGRGHHLPPHRINYRANMWALRSVGVRQVLGPCAVGGLRPEYGPGTLLVPDQMVDRTKARTQTFYDGEIRADGAEPNVLHLGFADPYCPEGRRAALTAARAKRWEPVDGGTLVVVEGPRFSTRAESRWHAAMGWSVVGMTGHPEAILARELGLCYTTMTLVTDLDAGAEAGEGVSHGDVLKVFAANVDRLRAVLFGVVAALPAEADRDCPCSRALDGLETGIELP